The following are from one region of the Capsicum annuum cultivar UCD-10X-F1 chromosome 1, UCD10Xv1.1, whole genome shotgun sequence genome:
- the LOC107852121 gene encoding uncharacterized protein At4g22758: MMPSPRTHRRVNEDNPRKGIRLSEKSKSFHGQSSGTNTPDLLRRPRTVPDLLAGGRNSTGESTAVNIRPLKLTKLLLNVTIQRSVGPVQVLISLESTVDDLIAAALRQYSKEGRRPVLSSVNAGYYDLHYSQFSLESLDRTENLNALGSRNFFMCPKNGSTTTTSSLSCGKQSDTTTKISLPWLKFMDFLL, from the exons ATGATGCCATCTCCCAGAACTCACCGGAGAGTTAACGAAGACAATCCTCGCAAGGGAATTCGGTTATCGGAGAAATCCAAGTCATTTCACGGACAGAGCTCAGGCACCAATACACCTGATTTGTTACGAAGGCCAAGAACAGTACCGGACTTACTCGCCGGCGGAAGAAATTCCACCGGAGAGTCAACGGCAGTGAATATCAGGCCGTTAAAGTTGACGAAGTTGCTGTTAAATGTAACGATTCAAAGGAGTGTTGGACCTGTACAAGTACTAATATCGTTGGAATCAACGGTTGATGATCTTATTGCTGCAGCTTTACGGCAGTACTCGAAGGAAGGAAGAAGGCCGGTGCTTTCTTCCGTTAACGCGGGTTATTATGATCTTCATTACTCGCAGTTCAGCTTAGAAA GTTTGGACAGGACGGAGAATCTCAATGCATTGGGGTCAAGAAACTTTTTTATGTGCCCCAAAAATGGTAGCACAACGACGACGTCATCTTTAAGCTGTGGGAAACAATCTGATACAACTACCAAGATATCTTTGCCGTGGCtcaaattcatggatttcttgctgtga